In one window of Thalassococcus arenae DNA:
- a CDS encoding sialidase family protein, translated as MPQPVTVLAGTTKGLFLLTADGDRADWQVSGPHCDAAINHAIGDPGNGTIWAAGGDEWSGAAVWRSGDGGATWQLSAFTNGQRDDWIKAEPEVAAQLGMTASPPAPFTGELDALWSLGLSDGALYAGAKPANLFVSRDGGATWERNAALADFPGRDDWNPGAAGLTLHTIVANPDEPGRMWLGVSAAGVFATEDGGATWDRRNRLSNAEACAHHNHPAGPRDGETGHCVHNIVRAKGGEDLLYQQNHHGVWRSRDGGRSWDDITEGLPSTFGFPIAVHPDDPQTIWVLPLNGDSQGRFPPDASAAVWRSRDGGDSWERLGNGLPERNCYFTVLRQAMATDRSDRPGLYFGTNSGSVFASFDDGDSWSEIARHLPTVLCVETLVRH; from the coding sequence ATGCCCCAGCCCGTCACCGTGCTTGCCGGCACCACCAAGGGCCTGTTCCTGCTGACCGCTGATGGCGATCGCGCTGATTGGCAGGTCAGCGGACCGCATTGCGACGCGGCGATCAACCACGCCATCGGCGATCCCGGCAACGGCACGATCTGGGCTGCGGGAGGCGACGAATGGTCGGGCGCCGCGGTCTGGCGCAGCGGCGATGGCGGCGCGACCTGGCAGTTGTCGGCCTTTACCAACGGCCAGCGCGACGACTGGATCAAGGCCGAGCCCGAGGTCGCCGCGCAGCTTGGCATGACCGCCTCGCCGCCCGCCCCTTTCACCGGCGAACTCGATGCGCTGTGGTCGCTGGGGCTGTCGGACGGCGCGCTTTATGCCGGCGCCAAGCCGGCCAACCTGTTCGTGAGCCGCGACGGTGGCGCCACCTGGGAACGCAACGCCGCGCTGGCGGATTTTCCCGGACGCGACGATTGGAACCCCGGCGCCGCGGGGCTGACGCTGCACACCATCGTCGCCAACCCCGACGAACCCGGCCGGATGTGGCTGGGCGTTTCTGCGGCAGGCGTCTTTGCCACGGAAGATGGCGGCGCGACCTGGGATCGGCGCAACCGGCTGTCGAACGCCGAGGCCTGCGCCCATCACAACCACCCCGCCGGGCCGCGCGACGGCGAAACCGGGCATTGCGTGCACAACATCGTGCGGGCGAAGGGGGGCGAAGACCTGCTCTACCAGCAAAACCATCATGGCGTGTGGCGATCCCGCGATGGCGGCCGCAGTTGGGACGACATCACCGAGGGTCTGCCGTCGACCTTCGGCTTTCCCATCGCGGTGCATCCCGACGACCCGCAGACGATCTGGGTGCTGCCGCTGAACGGCGACAGCCAGGGCCGCTTTCCGCCCGATGCCTCGGCCGCGGTCTGGCGGTCGCGCGATGGCGGCGACAGCTGGGAACGCCTGGGCAACGGGTTGCCCGAAAGGAATTGCTACTTCACGGTCCTGCGCCAAGCCATGGCCACGGACCGGTCGGACCGGCCCGGCCTGTATTTCGGCACCAATTCGGGATCGGTTTTCGCCAGCTTCGACGACGGCGACAGCTGGTCGGAAATCGCCCGCCACCTGCCCACCGTATTGTGCGTGGAAACGCTGGTTCGGCACTAG
- a CDS encoding metal-dependent hydrolase — protein MKIIWLGHGSFRYEIGDQVLLVDPWLTGNPMLPEEDHAAAIAGATQILVTHGHFDHTADIVDISKKTGAPVTAIYELAAILKGRGAVEGHGINKGGTVAFGNVTATMVPASHSSSIQAGDRAVYAGMEVGFMIAGEGHTLYHSGDTAIMADMDWMGAYFTPDIGVLSAGGYFTMDMKQAAWAARRYFDFKTVIPCHYRTFPLLEQSAEMLVAGLPGVEVIEPQVMTPVEIRA, from the coding sequence ATGAAGATCATCTGGTTGGGACACGGGTCCTTCCGCTACGAAATCGGCGACCAGGTTCTGCTGGTCGATCCCTGGCTGACCGGCAATCCCATGCTGCCCGAGGAAGACCACGCGGCGGCCATCGCGGGCGCCACGCAGATCCTTGTCACCCACGGCCATTTCGACCACACCGCCGATATCGTCGACATTTCCAAGAAAACCGGTGCTCCGGTGACTGCGATCTACGAACTCGCGGCGATCCTGAAAGGCCGGGGCGCGGTCGAAGGTCACGGCATCAACAAGGGCGGCACCGTGGCTTTCGGCAACGTGACCGCCACGATGGTGCCCGCCTCGCATTCCTCGTCTATCCAGGCGGGTGACCGCGCGGTCTATGCCGGAATGGAGGTCGGCTTCATGATCGCGGGTGAAGGTCATACGTTATATCATTCCGGCGATACCGCGATCATGGCCGACATGGACTGGATGGGCGCCTATTTCACGCCCGATATCGGCGTGTTGTCGGCGGGCGGCTATTTCACCATGGACATGAAACAGGCGGCTTGGGCGGCGCGGCGTTATTTCGACTTCAAGACGGTGATCCCCTGCCACTACCGGACCTTTCCGCTGCTCGAACAATCCGCCGAAATGCTGGTCGCCGGCCTGCCCGGCGTCGAGGTGATCGAACCGCAGGTGATGACCCCAGTCGAAATCCGGGCCTAG
- a CDS encoding ceramidase domain-containing protein, giving the protein MDWSSQVDNYCERMGFAFWAEPVNAVTNAAFLLAALVMARRLRGSGLVTGWVLVAILAAIGVGSFLFHTLATRWAAAADVIPILLFILVYLFAANRDFLGWPVWAAALGMVGYFPYAAGVGALLAPLDWLGGTAGYVPVLLLISGYGVFLQRRAPDTGRGLLIGSAILAASLTARTIDLPLCDAFPLGTHFLWHCLNALMLGWMIEVWRRHVLAGGRAAR; this is encoded by the coding sequence ATGGATTGGTCGAGCCAGGTCGACAATTATTGTGAAAGGATGGGGTTCGCCTTTTGGGCCGAACCGGTCAACGCCGTGACCAACGCGGCCTTTCTGCTGGCCGCGCTGGTGATGGCGCGCCGCCTGCGCGGCAGCGGCCTGGTCACCGGCTGGGTGCTGGTGGCGATCCTGGCGGCGATCGGGGTGGGGTCTTTCCTGTTCCATACCCTGGCGACCCGCTGGGCAGCGGCGGCAGACGTCATCCCGATCCTGCTGTTCATCCTGGTCTATCTCTTCGCCGCCAATCGGGATTTCCTGGGCTGGCCGGTCTGGGCGGCCGCTTTGGGGATGGTGGGCTATTTCCCCTATGCCGCGGGCGTGGGCGCGCTGCTGGCGCCGCTCGACTGGCTGGGCGGGACGGCGGGTTACGTGCCGGTGCTGCTGCTGATCTCGGGCTACGGCGTTTTCCTGCAGCGTCGGGCACCGGACACGGGTCGCGGCCTGCTGATCGGGTCCGCCATTCTTGCGGCTTCGCTGACCGCGCGCACGATCGACTTGCCGCTTTGCGACGCTTTCCCGCTTGGCACGCATTTCCTGTGGCATTGCCTGAACGCGCTTATGTTGGGCTGGATGATCGAGGTCTGGCGCCGACACGTCCTTGCAGGCGGGCGCGCTGCGCGCTAG
- the gatC gene encoding Asp-tRNA(Asn)/Glu-tRNA(Gln) amidotransferase subunit GatC, producing MSIDIETAARVAKLARIKVEDDALPGLAQEFSNILDFIEQLNEVDIDGVEPMVSVTPMRLKRRQDGVTDGDQQAKVLSNAPDAREGFFAVPKVVE from the coding sequence ATGTCGATCGACATCGAGACAGCCGCCCGCGTGGCCAAGCTGGCCCGCATCAAGGTAGAAGACGACGCGCTGCCCGGCTTGGCGCAGGAATTCAGCAACATCCTCGACTTCATCGAGCAATTGAACGAAGTCGATATCGACGGCGTCGAGCCGATGGTGTCGGTGACGCCGATGCGGCTGAAGCGCCGGCAGGATGGGGTCACGGACGGCGACCAGCAGGCCAAGGTTCTGTCGAACGCGCCGGATGCGCGCGAGGGGTTCTTTGCGGTGCCGAAGGTGGTCGAGTGA
- the gatA gene encoding Asp-tRNA(Asn)/Glu-tRNA(Gln) amidotransferase subunit GatA codes for MTELNAMKVAEARDALRAGDVTSVELTEACLKAIDGAGALGAFVHHTPDLALDQARAADARIKAGDAPAMCGIPMGIKDLFCTRGVPSQAASRILQGFRPEYESTVTTQLFDAGAVMLGKLNMDEFAMGSSNETSCYGNAVNPWRRGNDETALTPGGSSGGSASAVAADLCLAATGTDTGGSIRQPAAFVGITGIKPTYGRCSRWGIVAFASSLDQAGPMAKDVRDAAIVLQAMCGHDPKDSTSADIPVPDFEAMLTGDIRGKTIGIPREYRMDGMPEEIEALWAKGREMMQDAGAKIVDISLPHTKYALPAYYVIAPAEASSNLARYDGVRYGHRARLSQGDGITEMYEKTRAEGFGAEVQRRVMVGTYVLSAGFYDAYYNRARKVRTLIKRDFEQAFADGVDAILTPATPSAAFGLGEMADADPVQMYLNDVFTVTVNLAGLPGISVPAGLDRQGLPLGLQLIGRPWEEGDLLNTAYALERAAGFVEKPAKWW; via the coding sequence ATGACGGAACTGAACGCGATGAAGGTAGCCGAGGCGCGCGATGCGCTGCGCGCAGGCGACGTGACCTCGGTCGAACTGACCGAGGCGTGTCTCAAGGCCATCGACGGCGCCGGCGCGCTTGGCGCCTTTGTCCACCACACGCCCGATCTGGCGCTGGATCAGGCGCGGGCGGCCGATGCGCGGATCAAGGCGGGCGATGCGCCGGCGATGTGTGGCATTCCGATGGGAATCAAGGACCTGTTCTGCACCAGGGGCGTGCCCAGCCAGGCCGCCAGCCGCATCCTGCAGGGCTTTCGGCCGGAATACGAATCCACCGTCACCACCCAATTGTTCGATGCGGGCGCCGTCATGCTGGGCAAGCTCAACATGGACGAGTTCGCCATGGGGTCGAGCAACGAGACCTCGTGCTACGGCAACGCGGTGAATCCCTGGCGGCGCGGCAATGACGAAACGGCGCTGACGCCGGGCGGGTCGTCGGGTGGCTCGGCCAGCGCCGTGGCCGCCGATCTGTGCCTTGCGGCGACCGGGACCGATACCGGCGGGTCGATCCGCCAGCCCGCCGCCTTTGTCGGCATCACCGGGATCAAGCCGACCTACGGGCGCTGTTCGCGGTGGGGCATCGTCGCCTTTGCCTCGTCTCTGGACCAGGCCGGGCCGATGGCCAAGGACGTGCGCGACGCGGCCATCGTGTTGCAGGCGATGTGCGGGCACGACCCCAAGGATTCCACCAGTGCCGACATCCCCGTTCCCGATTTCGAGGCGATGCTGACCGGGGATATCCGCGGAAAGACCATCGGCATTCCGCGCGAATACCGGATGGACGGCATGCCCGAAGAAATCGAGGCGCTGTGGGCCAAGGGGCGCGAGATGATGCAGGATGCCGGCGCCAAGATCGTCGATATCAGCCTGCCGCACACCAAATACGCGCTGCCCGCCTATTACGTGATCGCGCCTGCCGAGGCCTCGTCGAACCTGGCGCGCTATGACGGCGTGCGCTACGGCCACCGCGCCAGGCTGTCCCAGGGCGACGGCATCACCGAGATGTATGAAAAGACCCGCGCCGAAGGGTTCGGCGCCGAGGTGCAGCGCCGCGTGATGGTCGGTACCTACGTGCTGTCGGCGGGCTTTTACGACGCCTATTACAACCGCGCCCGCAAGGTGCGCACGTTGATCAAGCGCGATTTCGAACAGGCTTTCGCCGATGGTGTCGACGCGATCCTGACCCCGGCCACGCCGTCCGCGGCCTTTGGCCTGGGCGAGATGGCGGATGCCGATCCGGTACAGATGTATCTCAACGACGTCTTCACGGTCACGGTGAACCTGGCGGGCTTGCCGGGTATCTCGGTACCCGCCGGACTGGACCGTCAGGGGCTGCCGCTGGGTCTGCAACTGATCGGCCGTCCGTGGGAGGAAGGCGATCTGCTGAATACCGCTTACGCGCTGGAACGCGCTGCGGGCTTTGTGGAAAAGCCCGCGAAATGGTGGTAG
- a CDS encoding N-acetylmuramoyl-L-alanine amidase → MVVLHYTAMASAEEARDWLCDKQAEVSAHYVIGETGQVWQLVDEAARAWHAGAGAWGAVEDVNSHSVGIEIANTGFHPFAEPQMSALETLLAGILSRWSIAPERVVGHSDTALGRKIDPGPRFDWRRLARAGLAVWPEMAEPGDFHADAARFGYRFDADRRDALLAAFRMRFRPWATGPLDATDRALMADLAARFPCRADQSTS, encoded by the coding sequence ATGGTGGTGCTGCACTACACAGCCATGGCGAGCGCCGAAGAAGCGCGCGACTGGCTGTGCGACAAGCAGGCCGAGGTGTCGGCCCATTACGTCATCGGTGAGACCGGGCAGGTCTGGCAGCTGGTCGACGAGGCGGCGCGCGCCTGGCATGCCGGGGCAGGCGCCTGGGGTGCGGTCGAGGATGTCAATTCGCATTCCGTCGGGATCGAAATCGCCAATACCGGCTTTCACCCCTTCGCCGAGCCGCAGATGTCCGCGCTCGAGACTTTGCTGGCGGGCATCCTGTCGCGATGGTCGATCGCGCCGGAACGGGTGGTCGGCCATTCCGACACGGCCCTGGGGCGCAAGATCGATCCCGGCCCGCGCTTCGACTGGCGCAGGCTGGCGCGCGCGGGGTTGGCGGTCTGGCCCGAGATGGCGGAGCCGGGCGATTTCCACGCCGATGCCGCGCGGTTCGGCTATCGCTTCGATGCAGACCGCCGTGACGCGCTGCTGGCTGCGTTCCGGATGCGCTTTCGACCGTGGGCCACGGGGCCGCTGGACGCGACCGACCGGGCGCTGATGGCCGATCTTGCCGCGCGCTTTCCCTGCCGGGCGGATCAGTCGACCTCGTAG
- a CDS encoding helix-turn-helix domain-containing protein codes for MAATKLYAGAKLRDLRTRLGLTQKDFAAKLGVSLPYLNQMENNNRPVSTTVVLALAQEFGFDVTELGQGDSERLVTDMREALADPVFTETPPLADLRLSAANAPALARAFLELHRAYRQTHERLASLDEALGREGAQLQPSPWEEVRDFFHYCDNYIDAVDRAAEHFAQGLSGADIRSAVTARLRDQGIGIRLERDAPLRRFDTETRSLTLSALSPPETQSFQMLVQVALLNQDALLDATLDLARFQSDAARAIAKLGLANYFAGAAMMPYGTFLAAARETRHDLELLAARFGASIEQVSHRLSTLQRPGAKGIPFFFARVDQAGTITKRHSATRLQFARFGGACPLWNVHRAFETPGRFLRQLAETPDGARYILLARDVSKSGGHFGAPVRRFAMALGCEVRHAQSVVYADGMDLGRDGAFEPIGISCRICERTACHQRSVPPLERRLTIRPNSRGVLPYEVD; via the coding sequence ATGGCGGCCACCAAACTCTATGCCGGGGCAAAACTGCGCGATCTGCGCACCCGGCTGGGCCTGACGCAAAAGGATTTCGCCGCAAAGCTGGGGGTTTCGCTGCCCTATCTCAACCAGATGGAAAACAACAACCGCCCGGTTTCGACCACGGTGGTCCTGGCCTTGGCGCAGGAATTCGGGTTCGACGTCACCGAATTGGGCCAGGGCGACAGCGAACGGCTGGTGACCGACATGCGCGAGGCGCTGGCCGACCCGGTCTTTACCGAGACGCCGCCGCTGGCCGACCTGCGCTTGTCGGCGGCCAACGCGCCCGCGCTTGCGCGCGCCTTCCTCGAACTGCACCGCGCCTACCGCCAGACCCATGAACGGCTTGCCTCGCTGGACGAAGCCCTGGGACGCGAAGGGGCGCAGCTGCAACCCAGCCCCTGGGAAGAGGTGCGCGATTTCTTCCACTATTGCGACAACTACATCGATGCCGTCGACCGCGCGGCCGAACATTTTGCCCAGGGCCTGAGCGGCGCCGACATCCGCAGCGCCGTCACCGCTCGCCTGCGCGACCAGGGGATCGGTATCCGGCTGGAGCGAGACGCGCCGTTGCGCCGCTTTGACACCGAAACCAGGTCCTTGACGCTGTCCGCGCTGTCGCCGCCCGAAACACAAAGCTTTCAGATGCTCGTGCAGGTCGCGCTGCTGAACCAGGACGCGCTGCTGGATGCGACGCTCGATCTGGCACGGTTCCAATCCGACGCCGCCCGCGCCATCGCCAAGCTGGGCCTGGCCAACTACTTCGCCGGGGCGGCTATGATGCCCTATGGCACCTTCCTGGCCGCCGCGCGCGAGACGCGGCACGACCTGGAATTGCTGGCCGCAAGGTTCGGCGCGTCGATCGAACAGGTCTCGCACCGGCTGTCGACATTGCAACGCCCCGGCGCCAAGGGCATCCCGTTCTTCTTCGCCCGCGTCGACCAGGCCGGCACGATCACCAAGCGGCATTCCGCGACCCGGCTGCAATTCGCGCGCTTCGGCGGCGCCTGCCCGCTGTGGAACGTGCACCGCGCCTTCGAGACACCGGGCCGGTTCCTGCGCCAGCTGGCCGAAACCCCGGACGGTGCACGCTATATCCTGCTGGCCCGCGACGTGTCGAAATCCGGCGGCCATTTCGGCGCCCCGGTGCGGCGCTTTGCGATGGCGCTTGGTTGCGAAGTGCGACACGCGCAATCGGTCGTATACGCCGACGGCATGGATCTGGGCCGCGACGGCGCGTTCGAACCCATCGGCATTTCCTGCCGGATCTGCGAACGCACCGCCTGTCACCAGCGCTCGGTCCCGCCGCTGGAACGGCGCCTGACGATCAGGCCCAACAGCCGCGGCGTCCTGCCCTACGAGGTCGACTGA
- a CDS encoding multidrug effflux MFS transporter, giving the protein MHDTVKVRFLDRATPPHIATLILLAGLSALAMNIFLPSLPGMTAYFDTEYRLMQLSVALYLAVNAALQIVIGPISDKLGRRPVILAGIVLFLLATLGCIFAPDATTFLIFRMGQAIIVTGMVLSRAVVRDMVPQDQAASMIGYVTMGMAVVPMVGPFFGGILDGLFGWQANFWALFVLGAMLLWLTWRDLGETATASGLSLGRQFRQYPELFLSPRFWGYALACAFASGTFFAYLGGAPFVGSEIFGLNPAELGFFFGAPAVGYFLGNWVSGKYSARFGVNRMVLVGASINAAGVALSMAVFAMGHGSVLSFFGFMCFVGLGNGMTIPNATAGMLSVRPHLAGTASGLGGAIMIGGGAALSALAGALLAPGTGAWPLLWIMFLSAVLGVVAILLVIARARQLAGLDDA; this is encoded by the coding sequence ATGCACGACACAGTCAAGGTCCGTTTTCTGGACCGCGCGACCCCGCCGCATATCGCCACCCTGATCCTTCTGGCCGGTCTGTCCGCGCTGGCGATGAACATATTCCTGCCCAGCCTGCCGGGCATGACCGCCTATTTCGACACCGAATACCGCCTGATGCAGCTGTCGGTAGCGCTCTATCTCGCCGTCAATGCGGCCTTGCAGATCGTGATCGGCCCGATCTCGGACAAACTGGGGCGGCGGCCGGTGATCCTGGCGGGCATCGTGCTGTTTCTGCTGGCGACGCTGGGCTGCATCTTCGCCCCCGACGCCACCACCTTCCTGATCTTCCGCATGGGCCAGGCCATCATCGTCACCGGCATGGTGCTGAGCCGCGCGGTGGTGCGCGACATGGTCCCGCAGGACCAGGCGGCATCGATGATCGGCTATGTCACGATGGGCATGGCGGTGGTGCCGATGGTCGGGCCATTCTTCGGCGGCATTCTTGACGGGCTGTTCGGCTGGCAGGCGAATTTCTGGGCGCTTTTCGTGCTGGGCGCGATGCTGTTGTGGTTGACATGGCGCGATCTGGGGGAAACCGCCACCGCGTCGGGCCTCAGCCTGGGACGACAGTTCCGGCAATATCCCGAACTCTTCCTGTCGCCACGGTTCTGGGGCTACGCCCTGGCCTGCGCCTTCGCGTCGGGCACGTTCTTTGCCTATCTGGGCGGCGCGCCTTTCGTCGGCTCCGAGATTTTCGGGCTGAACCCGGCCGAACTGGGCTTTTTCTTCGGCGCCCCGGCGGTCGGCTATTTCCTGGGCAATTGGGTGTCGGGCAAGTATTCGGCCCGGTTCGGCGTCAACCGGATGGTTCTGGTCGGAGCCTCGATCAACGCCGCGGGTGTCGCCCTGTCCATGGCGGTCTTCGCGATGGGACACGGTTCGGTCCTGAGCTTTTTCGGCTTCATGTGCTTCGTGGGTCTGGGCAACGGCATGACGATTCCCAACGCGACCGCGGGCATGCTATCGGTGCGCCCGCACCTGGCGGGCACCGCATCGGGCCTGGGCGGCGCGATCATGATCGGCGGCGGCGCGGCGCTGTCTGCTTTGGCGGGCGCATTGCTGGCCCCGGGCACCGGCGCCTGGCCATTGTTGTGGATCATGTTCCTGTCGGCGGTGCTGGGCGTCGTGGCGATTTTGCTGGTCATCGCCCGGGCGCGGCAATTGGCCGGACTGGACGACGCCTAG
- a CDS encoding acyl-CoA carboxylase subunit beta, with protein sequence MKDILHELESRRERARLGGGENRVDAQHGKGKLTARERIELLLDEGSFEEFDMFVSHRCTDFGMDKNRPAGDGVVTGWGTINGRMVYVFSQDFTVLGGSVSATHAQKICKIMDMAMQNGAPVIGLNDSGGARIQEGVDSLAGYGEVFQRNIMASGVVPQISLIMGPCAGGAVYSPAMTDFIFMVKDSSYMFVTGPDVVKTVTNEQVTAEELGGASTHTKKSSVADGAFENDVEALAEVRRLVDFLPLNNREKPPVRPFFDDVNRVEPSLDTLVPDNPNMPYDMKELILKIADEGDFYEIQEDFAKNIVTGFIRLEGQTVGVVANQPLVLAGVLDIDSARKAARFVRFCDAFEIPILTLVDVPGFLPGTGQEYRGVIKHGAKLLFAYGEATVPKVTVITRKAYGGAYVVMASKHLRADVNYAWPTSEIAVMGAKGATEIIHRADLDDPEKIAAHTAQYETRFANPFVAAERGFIDEVIQPRSTRRRVARAFAALRGKRVTNPWKKHDNIPL encoded by the coding sequence ATGAAAGATATCCTTCACGAACTGGAATCGCGGCGCGAACGGGCGCGTCTGGGCGGCGGAGAGAACCGCGTCGACGCGCAGCACGGCAAGGGCAAACTGACCGCGCGCGAACGGATCGAACTGCTGCTGGACGAGGGCAGTTTCGAGGAATTCGACATGTTCGTGTCGCACCGCTGCACCGATTTCGGCATGGACAAGAACCGCCCCGCCGGCGACGGCGTCGTCACCGGCTGGGGCACGATCAATGGCCGCATGGTCTATGTCTTCAGTCAGGACTTCACCGTCCTCGGCGGGTCGGTCAGCGCCACCCATGCCCAGAAGATCTGCAAGATCATGGACATGGCGATGCAGAACGGTGCGCCGGTGATCGGGCTGAACGATTCGGGCGGCGCGCGCATCCAGGAGGGCGTGGATTCGCTGGCCGGCTACGGCGAGGTGTTCCAGCGCAACATCATGGCCTCGGGCGTGGTGCCGCAGATCAGCCTGATCATGGGGCCCTGCGCGGGCGGCGCGGTCTACAGCCCGGCGATGACCGACTTCATCTTCATGGTCAAGGACAGCTCGTACATGTTCGTGACCGGGCCCGACGTGGTCAAGACGGTGACGAACGAACAGGTCACTGCCGAGGAACTGGGCGGGGCGTCCACGCATACCAAGAAATCCTCGGTCGCCGACGGTGCCTTCGAGAACGATGTCGAGGCGCTGGCCGAGGTGCGGCGGCTTGTGGATTTCCTGCCGCTGAACAATCGCGAAAAGCCGCCCGTCCGGCCGTTCTTCGACGATGTGAACCGGGTGGAGCCCAGCCTCGACACGCTGGTGCCCGACAACCCCAACATGCCCTACGACATGAAGGAACTGATCCTCAAGATTGCCGACGAGGGCGATTTCTACGAGATCCAGGAGGATTTCGCCAAGAACATCGTCACCGGTTTCATCCGGCTCGAGGGGCAGACCGTCGGCGTGGTGGCGAACCAGCCGCTGGTGCTGGCGGGCGTTCTGGACATCGACAGCGCACGCAAGGCGGCACGCTTCGTTCGCTTCTGCGATGCTTTCGAGATCCCGATCCTGACGCTGGTTGACGTGCCGGGCTTTCTGCCGGGGACCGGACAGGAATACCGCGGCGTCATCAAGCACGGCGCCAAGCTTCTGTTCGCCTATGGCGAGGCGACGGTGCCCAAGGTGACGGTGATCACCCGCAAGGCTTACGGCGGCGCCTATGTGGTGATGGCGTCCAAGCATCTGCGGGCGGATGTGAACTATGCCTGGCCGACCTCGGAAATCGCGGTGATGGGCGCCAAGGGTGCGACCGAGATCATCCACCGCGCCGATCTGGACGATCCCGAGAAGATCGCCGCCCATACCGCGCAATACGAGACGCGCTTCGCCAATCCCTTCGTCGCCGCCGAGCGCGGCTTTATCGACGAGGTGATCCAGCCGCGCTCGACCCGCCGCCGCGTGGCGCGGGCCTTCGCTGCGTTGCGGGGCAAGCGCGTGACGAACCCGTGGAAGAAGCACGACAACATTCCGCTGTGA
- a CDS encoding cupin domain-containing protein, with protein MTGLWKNQAFTIAHADDGKFVGQGLRAFFEYRRLGIAEATQGKFGAHVIRAVPGMESPGAWHSHDLDFQMVYVTNGWVVFEYEGQGEHVLRAGSCVLQPPGIRHREVRHSDDMELIEITSPADFATHDEEAPQ; from the coding sequence ATGACCGGACTCTGGAAAAACCAGGCCTTCACCATCGCCCATGCCGATGACGGCAAGTTCGTCGGGCAGGGGCTGCGGGCGTTCTTCGAATATCGCCGGCTTGGCATCGCCGAGGCGACGCAGGGCAAATTCGGCGCGCATGTGATCCGCGCCGTGCCGGGGATGGAAAGCCCCGGCGCCTGGCACAGCCATGACCTGGATTTCCAGATGGTCTATGTCACCAACGGCTGGGTGGTCTTCGAATATGAAGGGCAGGGCGAACACGTGCTGCGCGCCGGATCCTGCGTACTGCAACCGCCCGGGATCAGGCACCGGGAGGTGCGCCATTCCGATGACATGGAACTGATCGAGATCACCAGCCCTGCGGATTTCGCCACGCATGACGAAGAGGCGCCGCAATGA
- a CDS encoding DUF6497 family protein, whose translation MSYRRERTHRGALRLKAAPAGGPATGRSCLVLLFFLLGSTAWADTPALTSGLDVTLHDLFRDEEAGPAVYRARYVAPGIALDDLDYESVAADMEILCRGDALPQLASADPAPQRIVVTLMSEPAEFGAANPDITQFFESFSIENDLCIWEAF comes from the coding sequence ATGAGTTACCGGCGCGAAAGAACACACCGGGGTGCGCTCCGGCTTAAGGCAGCTCCGGCGGGAGGACCGGCAACGGGTCGGAGCTGCCTCGTTTTACTTTTCTTTCTATTGGGATCAACGGCTTGGGCCGACACCCCCGCCTTGACGTCCGGGCTGGACGTGACGCTGCACGACCTGTTTCGCGACGAAGAGGCCGGCCCGGCGGTGTATCGCGCCCGCTATGTGGCGCCTGGTATCGCGCTGGACGATCTGGACTACGAATCGGTGGCGGCCGACATGGAAATCCTTTGCCGCGGGGACGCCTTGCCGCAACTCGCCTCGGCCGACCCTGCACCGCAGCGGATCGTCGTCACGCTCATGTCCGAACCGGCGGAATTCGGCGCAGCGAACCCCGATATCACGCAGTTTTTCGAAAGCTTCAGCATCGAGAACGACCTCTGCATCTGGGAGGCTTTTTGA